Genomic window (Desulfuromonadales bacterium):
CAGGTCACGGAGATTCTCGGCAAGGAACTCGGTACGATCTTCTGCCGCAGCTACGGCATCACCGAGGCGGGAAACTTCGAGGGGAAAAGCATTCCCCATCTGGAAGAGGATATAGCGACCCTGGCCAATCGCGTCGGCGTTGAACCGGGGCAACTGGCCGACCTCCTCGCCGAGGGAAGGCGGAAACTCTTCGCGGCCCGACAAAAGCGCGAGCGCCCCCACCGCGACGACAAGATCCTCGCCGGCTGGAGCGGGCTCACGATCGCCGCCCTGGCCCGGGCCGGCGCCGCGCTGAACGAGGCCGAGTTGATCGAAGCAGCGCGCCGGGCTGCAGATTTCGTCCTCGCCAACCTGCGCCGCAAGGACGGGCGGCTTCTGCGCCGCTGGCGGCAGGGTGAAGCGGCCATCCCCGCCTTCCTCGAGGATTATGCTTTTCTCGGTTGGGGTTTGACGGAACTCTTCCTGGCCGGCTTCGACAGCCAGTGCCTGGAGTCGGCTCAGGAGTTGTCCGATGCCATGCTGGCGCTTTTCGACGACGGACAGGGGGGGCTTTTCGATACCGGCGCCGATGCCGAAAAAGTCCTCATTCGCGGTCGCTCCCTGCAAGACGGCGCCATCCCCTCCGGCACCTCGGTGGCGACCTTCAACCTGCTGCGCCTGGGGCGCCTCACCGGCAACACCGCCAGGGAGGCAAAAGGGGAGGCACTGCTTGCGGCCAATCTCGACCAGGTGAACCGCTACCCTGCCGGCTACGCCCAGTTGCTCAGCGCCCTCGACTACGCCCTGGGGCCGAAGACCGAGATCATCCTGGCCCCGGCGGCCGATGGCAGTCCGCCACAGGCGTTGCTCGCCGAATTGCGAAGGCGCTTTCTGCCGCGGACGCAGGCCATCGTTTACCGGGCCGGCGATACCCGACTGGAGAGCCTCGCTCCGATCGTTCAGGGAAAAGGTCCCGTCGAAGGCATTGCCGCAGCCTGGGTCTGCCGGGACCACACCTGCCTGCCACCGGTGACCACCCCCGAGGAACTTGCCGCACTTCTCACCAGAACGCCGTAGGGGCGGGTGACAAACCCGCCCCTACCTCGTGCCTCGTGCCTTGTACCTTTTGCCTAGGGCATCGTGCCTTGAACCTCTCACCCCTTGAGCACCTTCAGCAGGTGAGGAACCAGCTGTTTTTTCCGGGAAAGTACCCCCCTGAGTTCGAAAAGATTTTCCTCGATTTGGGGGTAGCCGATCAGATAGGGAAGTTCCCTTAGCCCCAGGACCAGCAGCAGGCTCGTCTCCTGGACGATGTCGGTGACCAGCAGCCCGGCCACGTCGAGACGACGTTCCGCCCTGAGTTCCTCCAGGCTGGCGGCGATGCGCTCCTTCATGGATTGGAACTCGTGAAAACTCACCACCTCTACCTGCCCCACGCCGAAGTTGCGCTCGCCAACGGAATATTCCTTGAAATCGCCGAGAATCAGGTCACGGATACTCGGGTAGGCGGCCAGCGTACTGCCGGCGGCAAAAATGCGGCGGCCGAACTCCTGGTAATCGAGCCGGGCACGCTCGGCGAGCCACCCGGCCATCTCCCGGTCGATGGAGGTAGCGGTCGGCGACTTGAGAATAACCGTATCGGAGAGCAGGCCGGCGAGCATCAGCCCGGCCGTGCTCGGGTCCGGCTCGATGCCGGCCTGGCGGTAGAGGGTGGCGACCAGGGTGCAGGTGCTGCCCAGCGGCTGGTTGATAAAACGGATGGGATGGTCGGTGTGAAAATTCCCCAGCCGGTGATGGTCGATGACCTCGAGGATCTCCACCTTGTCGGCGCCAGCGACCGCCTGGGAAAGTTCGTTGTGGTCGACCAGAATCAGCTTCACCGCCGAGGGCGCGAGCAGGGTGCTCTTGGTCGCCACCGCCGCCACCTTGCCGGCGGCATCCAGCACGATCACCCCGGGGTCCCGGCTGTGGAGCAGCTTGAGGCGGAGGTCGTCGAGGCGATCCGGCAGGCCGACCGTCTCGAAGCCATCCTTGAGCAGGCAATGCACGGGGGTGGCCAGACGGGTCAGCCAGGCACTGTTGGCCGTGTCGAAGGGGGTCGAGAGGATGCTCACGCCGTTCTGCCGGGCCAGAGCGAGTATCTCGTCCGTCACCGGCAGACTGCCGGTGACGATCAGCACCCGCACGCCGGCTTCCACCGCCTTGCGCTGAATGTTTTCCCGGTCGCCGGTAATCAGGACGATCCGGCGCGGGTCGAGTCCTGCCATGATCCGGCGGAAGGTGGCCGAAGCCATCGCCCCGACATAGAGATCGAGTTCCTCCACTGCCTCCGCCGCCACCAGATGCAGCGCCTTCGCCCTGAGGCAGTCGCGGATCGAGGCGGGGGAGGCGAGCAGCTTGCGCAGATCCTGCTCCCGGCTCGGAATCAGGAAGCGCTCGGCCACCCGCTTGAGAACCAGCAGTCCCATCGGTTCGCGATTGCCGTCGATCACCGGCAGCAGACGGATGCTGTGCTGGTGGAAAAGTTCCATGGCCCGAGCCAGTGGCGCCTCCCGGTCGATGGTGATGACCTGGCTGGCGACGACGTCGCGGACTCGGGGATAGACGTCCACCAGCAGGGTCGGCAGGGGTACGTCAAGCTCGTCGAGGACGAACTCCGTCTGCCGGTTGATGTTGCCGGCCCGCGCCGGCTGGACATTTTCCTGCCCCTGCCGGCTGCGCAACCGCGCATAGGCAATGGCACTGCAGATCGAATCGGTGTCGGGGTTTTTGTGGCCAACGACATAAATGATGGGTTTGCTCATAAGTGTCTCTGTCCTTTTCGCTATTGGCATAATCCTATTCGCGCAGCTTGCCGCGCACGCTGCCGATGCCGATGACATTTTCCACGATCCCCCGCTGCGGTCGGCCGAGGTCGTCGAACCAGACGTAGACCGCGCCGCCTCCGGTATCCAGAATTTCCTCATCGAGGATCGCCCGGCCGAGCAGGCCATGACGGGGGAAAAAAGGGTCGTCCGGCCGCTGCTCGTCGGTCAACATTTCGATCCGGATTTCTTCTTTCCCGGTGCGGCTGAAGGTCGGGACGGCATGGCGGCTGCCGGGCCTGAGCGGGCCGAAATGACCGGTCCGGAAGTTGTAGAAGGCAGTCAGGATGTCGTTCGGCGGCGCCTCGCCGGACATCGGCAGCCATTCATCCTTGTAAAATCTGTCGTTGCGGGCTCGCTGGAAGCGCACCTGGTGCCGGTCATGGTCGAAGGTATAGAGACGGGTCGTGTCGCTGCGCTCATTCTCCTTCCCCTTGATGATGCGGGATTCGAAGGAAAGCGACTGCAGTCGGCCGTCCGGGCCGACCTCCATGAGGGAAACGTAGCGCTGCATGCGGTCACCGGTGAGCCAGGCGGCCACCCCGAGGGTTCTCGCCTCGAGAACCGCCCGGTAGGTGCCGGGCCGTTCGCCGGCGGCAAGGGCAAGACGCCCCTCGGCCAGCCGCTCGAACCAGAGAAAGGAGATATCGTAAACCAGCGATTCCCCGACCAGGGCCGACAGCGGCAGGGGACGCTCCTGCAGCACCGGATAGTCGGGGCGAAGTTCGTCGCCGCGCAACGGCGACGCCGCCAGGCAAAGCAGAGTGCTGCAGAAAAAAAGAATGGACCGTTTTCTCACCTGGCTCCTCCGCAGACCATGGGCGACTCGCCGCCGCCGGGGCCTGGTTTTCCGGGCAAGTCTAATGTCACTCCGGACGGAAGTCGAGTAAATCCCGTCGAAACAGGTCGGCAAAGGTAAATTCTTGACAACGGCCTTGAAACTTTATAAATATTCATATATTTGCAGATGGCAGAAAAATCGGACCCGGATGGAGACCTTCCGTATGGAAAAAATGGAATTCGACAAGATGCAGAGCTACGATCGCGAGGCGGAAATCCTCAAGGTCCTCGGCCACCCCGTACGCCTGAAGATTGTCGCCGGGCTCATTTCCCAGACCTGCAACGTAAAGAAGATATGGGAATGTCTTGGTCTTCCCCAGGCGACCGTCTCCCAGCACCTGGCTCTGCTGAAGAACAAAGGGATCATCGAAGGGCGGCGCGAAGGGGTCGAGGTCTTCTATCATGTGGTTTCGGCGGAGGCCCGGCAGATCGTCGGCGCCCTTTTCGGAACGGGCCGGTGCTGATGCCTCGACTCATACTGCGCCCGGGCCATGACCGCCGTCTCCGGGCGGGGCATCCCTGGGTCTTCAGTAACGAAATCGACCACATCGACGGCATCCCTAGTGGCGGGGATGCCGTCCTGGTTTTCAACTCCCGCGGTGATTGTCTCGGTACCGCGTATTATAACCCGCACTCGCTGATCGCCGCCCGCCTGCTCTCCCGCCAACCGGAAGAAATCGACGCTGTCGATTTCTTCCGGGAGCGGCTCACTGCCGCCCTCGACTATCGCCGCCGGCTCTACGGGGAACTGAACGCCGTGCGCCTGGTGCACGGAGAGGGGGATGGCCTGCCCGGCCTGGTGGTCGACCGCTACGGCGAGGTACTCTCGGTTCAGTTCCTCACCCTGGGGATGGAGAGGCGGCGAGAGCAGATCCTGCTGGCGCTGCGGGAACTGTTCGCGCCCGCCGCCATCGTCGCCCGCAACGACGTTGGAGTACGGGAGTTGGAGGGGCTGCCGCAGCAGGTGGAACTGCTCTACGGGGAGTTGCCGCCACAGGTGCTTATTGACGAGCACGGTCTGCGCCTCCGGGTCGATGTCACCGGCGGCCAGAAGACGGGGCACTTCCTCGATCAGAAGGAGAACCACCTGGCCCTGCGTGGCCGGGTGGAGGGCGAGCGGGTCCTCGACCTTTTCTGCTACTCGGGAAGCTGGTCGGTGCATGCTGCCAGCTTCGGCGCCCGCGAAGTCACCGGCGTCGATATCTCCGCCGGGGCGCTCAGCCTGGCGGCCGAGAATGCCAGACTCAACGAGCTGCAGTCGGCCTGTTCCTTTGTCCGGGCCGATGTCTTCGACCTGCTGCGCGACTGGGGACGCACGGGGGAGCGTTTCGGCACGGTGATTCTCGACCCGCCCGCCTTCGTCAAGAGCAAGAAGAAGCTCCCCGAGGCGATCCGCGGCTACCTCACCATCAACCGTCGGGCGATGGAACTGGTCGCCCCCGGGGGCTATCTTTTCACCTGCTCCTGCTCGCACCACCTGCAGCGGGAAATCTTTCTCGACCTGCTGCGCCAGGCTGCCGCCCAGGCCGGCCGCAACGCCCGCCTGCTGGAATTGCGCGGCCAGGCCTTCGATCATCCCGTCCTGCTCGCCTGTCCCGAAACCGACTACCTCAAGTGCGCCATCCTGCAGCTTTCCTGAGACGGATCCAGCCACGACAATGCAAAAAGGACGGCTTCTGCCGTCCTTTTTGCATTGTCAGTCGAAGCGGAAAAAACTTCAACAGGTCACTTGCCGGCCCGGATGTTGGCCACGGTCTTGCCGCGCAGCCCCCAGTTCTCCGCCGGAACTTCCTCAATGATGACGTGGGTGGTCTCGGGATTTTTTCCCAGCACCTCCCGCATGACATCGGTGATCCTAGCGATGACCAGACTCTTCTCTTCCTGGCTGATCCCTTCGACGGTTTTGATAGTCACTACAGGCATGGCGGTCGCTCCTTTCCGCTGTTTTAGGCAGGTATCAGTATAGCCAGAGCCCATCGGGATGCAACCGGCACGCCGGTGAATAAAGCGGTGGCAACAGGCTTGGGATTCGAGCCTGAAACCATGAAGAAGCGTCTCTCGCCCGCTCCTTGCAGTCGCTGGAGCCGCGGAGAACACAGAGAAAAACGGGACTTGTCTTTCTCTGCGCTCTCTGCGCCTCTAGAGAGCGAAGCGAACGAGCGTGCAAATGCCTTGTTTTGAATCCGGGGAATTAAAACAGCCGGTCAGGACTTGCGGGCCAGTCCATAGATGACGTGGTAGGTAGCGGGGATCCCGAGCGCATCGCGGCCGAAGCGCTCGGCATAGAGGGTGCTCAAGCGGTGCATCACGCGCCGGGAGGCGAGGCCCGCCGGGCGTTCGGCGCTGGCGTTCTGGGCGCCGATCTTTTTCAGGGAGCGCAGCAGGGCGGCCACGTCCGGGTGCTGCTCCACCTCATCTTCGGCGAACAGCTGCAGCGGCTGCAGCCCGACGGAGGCCAGGGCCCGCTCCACCTCGGCTTCGCCGGGAAAGGTGTGGGCGTGGGAGAGATGCTCGCCGCCTGCTTCGTGCACGGCCAATCGATGCGCCTCCCGCAGCTCCCAGAGGGTGCGCTCGCCGTACATGGCGAAGGCGAGCAGACCGTCGGGGCGCAGCACCCGGGCGGTCTCGGCCAGGGCCGCCGGCAGGTCGTTGAGCCACTGGAAGACACTGGCGGAAAGGACCAGATCGAAGCGGTCGCCGCGAAACGGCAGGGCCTGGGCGTCGGCATCCACCGCCGGCAGCCCGCCGAGAGTTTCGGCCGCATGCCGGGTCATGCCGTGAGCGAGGTCGGAAACCACCAGGGAGGCGTCCGGACAGAGTCGGAGCAGGCGGCGTGCCAGTTCCCCCGTTCCCGTCCCCACCTCCAGCGCCATCGTCCCGGTCTGGATATGCGGCAGCACGAGATGCAGCAGACGCGCTGCCACCCGTTTCTGCACCCGTGCGTAAAGGTCATAGTCCACGGCGTGACAGGAGAAGTTGCGGCGCACCTGCCGGATGTCGATCGGCTGCCGGCTCAAGAGAGAAATTCCCGCCATCGGCGGCAGACCTCCTGCGGCTGGCTGAGAAAAGGGGCATGGCCGAGGCCCGGCAGCAGCTCCAGCTTGGCCGCCGGCAGACGCTCCGCCAGATAGTCGGCGGCGCCGGGCAGGGTGATACGGTCGAGCTCTCCGTGCTGCACCAGGACGGGGGGCTCGATGGCACCCAGTCCGCTGCGCAGGTCCCCAAGCCGCAGCGTCTCCAGAGCGGCCAGGGCCACTTCTGGCTCGGGCAGACGGCCGCCGCGCACGGCGAAATCGGCGATGCGCCGGTAGCACTCGCGGGGCAGTTCTTCGCTGGCGAACTGCAGGGCGAAGAAGTCGCCCATGGTCTTGAGGTAGTTGCGCTTGAGGTCCCGGGCCATCGCCCGTATCTGGAGATCGGGGAGCCCCGCCGTCCAGTCCGCGGCGGCCGTGAAGCGGGGGGTGGTGCCGACCAGGATGAGCCGGCGCAGCCGCTCACGGAGTGCCGGACAGAGCTCGAGCGCCACCTGCCCGCCCAGCGACCAGCCGATCAGGGAGACCTCGCGCAGGTCGAGGGTATGAATCCATTCGGCCAGGTCGGCGGCGAAGTCGGCCAGGCCGTAGCCCGTTCCCGGATCGGAATCACCGTGACCGCGCAAGTCGGGGGCCAGCACCCGGTAGTCGCCGGCCAAATCTTCGATAACCTCGGCAAAGACCGCCGACGACATCGACCAGCCGTGCAGCAGGACCACGGCGGGCCCGCTGCCGGCCTCCCGCCAGGCGATCTGCCGGCCGTCGGCCAGGGTCAGTTTCTTCATGCTGCGTCCCCCACCGCCTGCAGGATCAGATCGGCCGCCGCCGTCAGCTCCTCCGGGCGGTGGACGGCCATCACCGTCGCCCGCAGCCGGCAGCGCCCCGGCGGCACCGTTGGCGGCCGAATCCCCTGCAGCAGCACCCCGCCGGCCAGCAGTCGCTCGGCCGCGGCCATGGTCGGACCGGGCTCGCCGGTCAGCACCGGCACGATCTGGGTGACGCTGCCGAGCAGGTCGACCCCGCCCTGCTGCAGGCGGCCGGCGAAGAGCTCGCGGTTGGCTGCCAGAGCCTGCCGCAGCCCCGCCCCTTCCGGGCTTTCGACTAGGTCGACGGCGGCGAGGGCCGAGGCCGGTACCGCCGGCGGCAGGCTGGTGGAGAAGATGAAGGAGCGCGAGCGGTTGATCAGCGTGTCGACGACGACCCGGTCGGCGGCCAGGTAGGCGCCGGCGCAGCCCAGGGCCTTGCCGAGGGTCCCCATGTGCAGGTCGATCCTGTCGAGGCAGCCGAAATGCTCCCCCGTTCCCCGCCCGCCGGCGCCGAGCACGCCGGTGCCGTGGGCGTCGTCGACCATCAGCAGGGCGTCGTATCGCTCTTTCAGCCGGACCAGTTCGGGCAGCGGCGCCATATCGCCGTCCATGCTGAAGACCCCGTCGGTGACGATCAGCCAGCGGCCGCGGCGGCGCGGCGCCTCGGCCGCCAGAAGTGCCTCGAGAGCGGTGGCATCGGCGTGCGGATAGACGAGGGTGCGCGCCCGGCAGAGGCGACAGCCGTCGATGATCGAAGCGTGATTGAGTTCGTCGGAGAAGATCACGTCGTCCTCGCCGAAAAGACCCTGGAGAATGCCGGTGTTGGCCGCGTAACCGCTGTTGAAGAGGAGGGCGGCGCCGGTCCCCTTGAAGGCGGCCAGGCGCTCCTCGAGGCAGGCATGCGGCGGCATCGAGCCGGAGATCAGCCGGCTGCCGCCGGTGCCGGCGCCGTAGCGGACGGTCGCCTCGCGGGCCGCCTCGATCAGGGCGGGATGGCCGGCCAGGCCAAGATAGTTGTTGGAGCAGAGCAGCAGCACCTCCCGCCCGGCGTGCAGGGCGTGCGGCCCCTGCAGACCGTCGAGAGTGCGCAGGCTGCGGCGCATCCCCGCAGTGTCGAGCTGCGCCAGTTGTTGCCGCCACTTTTCCATGGCTATCCCTTCCAGGGAGCGGCGCCGTGCAGCGCCCCGATGCTATCGACGAGCAGCACGGAGCGCTCGAGGTGTTCGATGAGTGCCGCCAGGTCGAGACCTTCGCGGCGGACGAAGAAGGCCCGCCCTCCCCGCTCCTCCCCCAGCGGCTTGAGGTGAGGGAAACGGACGTAGCCGAGGGCCGGGGCGGCGACATAACCGGCGGTGTAGGCGGGATCGTCGGACCAGCAGAGCTCGGCGACGATGCCGGGAGCCGAGAGCACCTTGGCGGCGAGCACCAGCGCTTCGCGCACATGGGGGTTGTCCAGCCCCAGCGCGGCCAGTCCCCGGCGAAGCTCCCCTTCGGCAGCCGGCGCCAGGTCCATGCGGCTCGCCCGCACACCGCGTGCCCGGTCCGGCTCCAGGCGCTGGCCGCTGGCCGCATCGACCAGCATCGCTCCGCGCATGCTGCAGCCGCCGGGCGCCGAGCCCTCCGCCAGCGCCGTCATGGCCAGGCGAGCGGCATCCGCATCGACGCCGGCCCCGGCGAGAAAATGCAGCGCCGCCTGTCGCCCCTGCCGCCAGTCGGTCACCGTCACCGTGCGCAGGTCGGGCAGCCGGCCCCGGCGCAGAACTGCCGGCGGGATCGCCTCGACGCTCAGCCGGATGTCATCGGCGACACCGCGCGGATGTTCCAGAGCGCGGCGCAACAGTTCGGCGGCCAGACGTTCCAGTTCGCTCGCCGGCGCCAGGCGTTCGGCGCCGGAGAGGTGGATGCCGCCGCGGGAGGCGTGCATGCGGATACTGAAGAGTTCCGGGGTCATGGAGCGGAAGCTAGCACGCAGCGGTAGAGTTGTCAACCTGGTAGTTGGCCAATGGTTGACAAGTATGTTTCACCCCAGCCCGAAGCTCTCCCGCGCCTTCCCGGCGACCACCTTGCCGATGGCAATCGATGCCGTGGCCGCCGGCGAAGGGGCGTTGAGCACGTGGATCATCCCCTCTCCCTCGACGATGCGGAAGTCGTCGAGCAGCTTCCCCGCCGCGTCGACCGCCTGCGCCCGCACCCCCGCCCCGCCGCGCACCACATCCTCTTCCCGCAGGGCCGGGATCAGGCGCTGCAGGTCCCGGACGAAGGCGTTCTTGCTGAACGAGCGGTAGTATTCCTGCAGACCGGTCAGCCAGTAGCGGCCGGCCAGCCGCCAGAACCCGCCGTAGCCGAAGGTCTCCAGGGTGTCGAACAGGGAAAAGCTGAGCCGGTGGTAGCCTTCGCGCTTGAACGCCAGCACGGCGTTGGGGCCGGCCTCCACCCTGCCGTCGATCATCCGGGTGAAGTGGACGCCGAGGAAGGGAAAGGCCGGATCGGGGACGGGGTAGATGAGGTCGCGCACCAGATTGCGGCGCGCTTCGGCCAGTTCGTAGTACTCGCCGCGGAAGGGGACGATCCTGACTTGCGGGTCGCTGCCGGCAAGCCGGGCGATCCGGTCGCTCTGCAGGCCGGCGCAGTTGACGATAAAGCGGCTCAGCACCGCATCGCGGGAGGTCCCGAGCCGGAAACCGTCCGCTGCCCGACGGATGCTCACCACCCGGCTCGAAGTGCGGATTTCGCCGCCCCGGCGGCGGACGACTCCGGCATAGGCTTCGGTCACCGCCACGTAATCGACGATGCCGGTCTGCGGCACGTGCAAGCCGGCGAGCCCCGCCACCTGCGGTTCGAATTCCCGCAGTTGCGCGGCATCGAGGCGACGCAGCCCCGCCAATCCGTTTTGCCGCCCCCGCTGCTCCAGTTCTGTCAACTGCGGCAGTTCTTGCTCACGGGTAGCGACCACCACCTTGCCGCACCGCTCATGCGGCACGGCGTGCTCGGCGCAGAAAGCATAGAGCGCTTCCCGGCCGGCGGTGCAATTCTGCGCCTTGAGCGAACCGGGACGGTAGTAGAGTCCGGAGTGGATGACGCCGCTGTTGTGGCCGGTCTGGTGCGCCGCCAATCGCGCCTCTTTCTCCAGAAGCACCAGCGACAGGCCGGGAGTGGCTTCGAGAAGGGCCATGGCGGTGGCGGCGCCAACGATGCCGCCGCCGATCACGGCGACGTCATACCGCTTGCCGTCGGCCATCTCAGTGCTCCCGCACCAGTGCCTCGGCCTCAAGTTTCACGTCGTCGATGTTGACCCGGGCCACCTTTCCCGCTTCCCTTTCGCAGCGGACCAGCCCTTCATCCACCCAGGTCAGGATCAGCGCCTTCTTCACGCCAAATGCGGCTGCGGCGTCCTCCGGGGTATACCAGGTTTTAATCATGGCCATCGTGCGACCTCCTTTCCGTCAGGGGGCGTTCACTACCAAGTATACCCCGCAAGCGCGATCCTTAGCGTTCGATACGGATATCGTCGTACCAGGCCGTAGCCGACCCGCCCGTGTTGTCGGTATCGGTCATGATGGCGATAGCGCCGACCCTCGGCGGTTCTTCGCCGAAAAGCAGCCGGTAGTCCTCGTAGACGTTGCGGCGTTCGCTGATCCAGCGGCCGACATTTTTCCTGCCGCTCTGCACTGCAACCATGACCGCGTTGCCGGTAAAGGGGTTGGGGACATGCTTCCCCCTGGGGAGCTTGTTGGCCCAGATGTAGTTGATGCTTTTCGTCTTCGGAAAGAACCAGTGGGGGAAGACGACATAGACCCGAGCCGGATAGTCGTCCCCTTCCTTCTTCGTTTCGTCCCCCTTGTCGAGGATGTTGGCCACCTTCCAGCGCCAGGCGAGGAAGGGGTAATCCCGAAGCGAATATTCCATCTTGAAGATGAGGCCCGACGCCGCGTCGCGGCTCTCCGCCTTGAGCACGTGGCTGCCGTCATTGTCGTGGGCCACGAGATAGACCGTCCGCCCCTTGAACTCCTTCACCTCCCACTCTGGCCGCAAGTTATCTTCGAAGTCGTCGATGAGCACGCTGCGTTCTGCAGCTCCGGCAGCGACGGCGACGGTCAGACCAGCAAGCAGCAGAAATATCTTGAACCCCCCTCGCCAAGGCATGCGCTGAACTCCTTTCACGTGGTGCCTCTTTCTTCGGGAAAGCAGAATCATGGCAGTGATCCGATGAACGTTGTCTTAACTTTACCAGATTCCGGCGCATATTCTTTCGGCGAGGGGAGCCAAAAAGTAGCAATTATACTATCTTGACTCATCTTGCTGCTCCCCTATACTTATCCAATCCGCTCAACCACCCGTCTCACTGGAGACCGCATGATGCACTTCGTTCTCGCCATCGACCAAGGGACCACCGGCACCACCGCCCTGCTCATCGACCGCGACCTCGTCATCCGCGGCAAGGTGACCGTCGAATTCCCCCAGCACTATCCGCAGCCGGGCTGGGTGGAACACGACCCCGAGGAGATCTGGTTTTCGGTGCTGCAGGCGATCCGCAGGCTGCTGCAGGAAACGGCCGTGCCGGCATCGGAAATCGTCGCCATCGGCATCACCAACCAGCGGGAGACCACCCTGCTCTGGGAACGTGCCACCGGGCGCCCCGTCGGCAACGCCATCGTCTGGCAGTGCCGGCGCAGCGCCGACATCTGCCGCGAGCTGAAAGAGAAGGGAGTCGAGCCGCGCATCCGCGAGAAAACCGGCCTGGTGCTCGACCCCTACTTCTCCGGGACCAAGATCACCTGGCGCCTGCGGCAGGAGGCACCGCTGCGCCGGCGGGCCGAAGCCGGCGAACTCGCCTTCGGCACCGTCGACTCCTTCCTCGTCTGGCGGCTGACCGGCGGTGTACGCCACGTCACCGACGTCTCCAACGCCTCGCGGACCCTGCTCATGGATCTGCGCAGCCTCGCCTGGGACGACGAACTGCTCGGCCTGTTCGAAGTGCCTCGGCCGCTGCTGCCCGACATCCGCCCCTCCTCCCAGGTCTACGGCCACACCAAAGGGCTGGAGATCCTGCCAGACGGCATTCCGGTGGCCGGCATGGCCGGCGATCAGCAGGCGGCACTCTTCGGCCAGGCCTGCTTCGCCCCCGGGGAGGCGAAATGCACCTACGGCACCGGCGCCTTTCTGCTCGAGAACACCGGGGCCGAGATCGTCGCCAGCAAGAGCGGCCTGCTGACCACCGTCGCCTGGCAGATCGGCGGCGAGGTCAGCTATGCCCTCGAGGGGAGCGCCTTCATTGCCGGCGCCGCGGTACAGTGGCTACGCGACGGCCTGGGGCTCTTTCAGAACTCCATGGACATCGAGGCGCTGGCCGCCTCGGTGCCCGACAGCGGCGGGCTGGTCTTCGTCCCGGCGCTGACCGGCCTGGGGGCGCCGCACTGGAAGAGCGAGGCGCGCGGCGCCATTCTCGGCATCACCCGCGGCACCACCGCCGCCCACCTGGCGCGGGCCACCCTCGAGGGGATCGCCCTGCAGATCGGCGACCTGGTGGCGGCAATGACCGTCGACCTGGCCAAGCCACCGGCCCTGCTCAAGGTCGACGGCGGTGCCGCCCGCAACAACCTGCTGATGCAACTGCAGGCCGACCTGATCGGGCTGCCGGTGGTCCGGCCGCAGACGGTGGAGACCACGGCGCTGGGTGCGGCAATGCTGGCCGGGCTGGCGGTGGGATTCTGGCGCACCCTCGACGAGATCAAGGCAAGCTGGCGGGAGGATCGGCGATTCCTGCAGCAGCGGCCACAGGCGTGGCGGCGGGAGCTGCTTGAGCGTTGGCGGCGGGCGGTGGAAAAAGCTTAAAATGTCCCGGGTCCAAGGTCCAAGATCCAAGGTCTTGAGACCAGGGACCCGGGACCAGAGACTCGGGACCTGCGACTTAAAGGTCGTTCAGCAGCCGGTAAATCTTCTGCTCCATCTCCCAGACCGCCGCCGCCCGGTCTTCGGCCCCCTGCTCCTCGAGCAGCAGCCGGGCGCGGTCCAGACGGCCGTGCGCCTTGAGCAGGACCGGAGTCAGGTCGGCCTCCAGCCGGATGCGCGGGATCTCTCCCACCGACTCCTGCAGTTCGCGCAGCCCTTCCATCGCCTGGTTGACCGGCTTCAGGACCTGCCCCGCCAGCTCTTCATCCAGCCCCTGCAACTGCCCGCTGAGAGCTTTGACGTCGCTGACCAGCTCCCGGTATCTATCGGAAATACTCATCGGAAAACCTCCTGTGGGGGGCAGCCAGTCGCCGGCTGCCGCAG
Coding sequences:
- the bioF gene encoding 8-amino-7-oxononanoate synthase — protein: MEKWRQQLAQLDTAGMRRSLRTLDGLQGPHALHAGREVLLLCSNNYLGLAGHPALIEAAREATVRYGAGTGGSRLISGSMPPHACLEERLAAFKGTGAALLFNSGYAANTGILQGLFGEDDVIFSDELNHASIIDGCRLCRARTLVYPHADATALEALLAAEAPRRRGRWLIVTDGVFSMDGDMAPLPELVRLKERYDALLMVDDAHGTGVLGAGGRGTGEHFGCLDRIDLHMGTLGKALGCAGAYLAADRVVVDTLINRSRSFIFSTSLPPAVPASALAAVDLVESPEGAGLRQALAANRELFAGRLQQGGVDLLGSVTQIVPVLTGEPGPTMAAAERLLAGGVLLQGIRPPTVPPGRCRLRATVMAVHRPEELTAAADLILQAVGDAA
- a CDS encoding 6-carboxyhexanoate--CoA ligase is translated as MTPELFSIRMHASRGGIHLSGAERLAPASELERLAAELLRRALEHPRGVADDIRLSVEAIPPAVLRRGRLPDLRTVTVTDWRQGRQAALHFLAGAGVDADAARLAMTALAEGSAPGGCSMRGAMLVDAASGQRLEPDRARGVRASRMDLAPAAEGELRRGLAALGLDNPHVREALVLAAKVLSAPGIVAELCWSDDPAYTAGYVAAPALGYVRFPHLKPLGEERGGRAFFVRREGLDLAALIEHLERSVLLVDSIGALHGAAPWKG
- the lhgO gene encoding L-2-hydroxyglutarate oxidase, with the protein product MADGKRYDVAVIGGGIVGAATAMALLEATPGLSLVLLEKEARLAAHQTGHNSGVIHSGLYYRPGSLKAQNCTAGREALYAFCAEHAVPHERCGKVVVATREQELPQLTELEQRGRQNGLAGLRRLDAAQLREFEPQVAGLAGLHVPQTGIVDYVAVTEAYAGVVRRRGGEIRTSSRVVSIRRAADGFRLGTSRDAVLSRFIVNCAGLQSDRIARLAGSDPQVRIVPFRGEYYELAEARRNLVRDLIYPVPDPAFPFLGVHFTRMIDGRVEAGPNAVLAFKREGYHRLSFSLFDTLETFGYGGFWRLAGRYWLTGLQEYYRSFSKNAFVRDLQRLIPALREEDVVRGGAGVRAQAVDAAGKLLDDFRIVEGEGMIHVLNAPSPAATASIAIGKVVAGKARESFGLG
- a CDS encoding MerR family transcriptional regulator, coding for MAMIKTWYTPEDAAAAFGVKKALILTWVDEGLVRCEREAGKVARVNIDDVKLEAEALVREH
- a CDS encoding DUF3047 domain-containing protein, whose product is MPWRGGFKIFLLLAGLTVAVAAGAAERSVLIDDFEDNLRPEWEVKEFKGRTVYLVAHDNDGSHVLKAESRDAASGLIFKMEYSLRDYPFLAWRWKVANILDKGDETKKEGDDYPARVYVVFPHWFFPKTKSINYIWANKLPRGKHVPNPFTGNAVMVAVQSGRKNVGRWISERRNVYEDYRLLFGEEPPRVGAIAIMTDTDNTGGSATAWYDDIRIER
- the glpK gene encoding glycerol kinase GlpK — protein: MMHFVLAIDQGTTGTTALLIDRDLVIRGKVTVEFPQHYPQPGWVEHDPEEIWFSVLQAIRRLLQETAVPASEIVAIGITNQRETTLLWERATGRPVGNAIVWQCRRSADICRELKEKGVEPRIREKTGLVLDPYFSGTKITWRLRQEAPLRRRAEAGELAFGTVDSFLVWRLTGGVRHVTDVSNASRTLLMDLRSLAWDDELLGLFEVPRPLLPDIRPSSQVYGHTKGLEILPDGIPVAGMAGDQQAALFGQACFAPGEAKCTYGTGAFLLENTGAEIVASKSGLLTTVAWQIGGEVSYALEGSAFIAGAAVQWLRDGLGLFQNSMDIEALAASVPDSGGLVFVPALTGLGAPHWKSEARGAILGITRGTTAAHLARATLEGIALQIGDLVAAMTVDLAKPPALLKVDGGAARNNLLMQLQADLIGLPVVRPQTVETTALGAAMLAGLAVGFWRTLDEIKASWREDRRFLQQRPQAWRRELLERWRRAVEKA